A window from Opisthocomus hoazin isolate bOpiHoa1 chromosome 29, bOpiHoa1.hap1, whole genome shotgun sequence encodes these proteins:
- the LOC104331063 gene encoding olfactory receptor 14J1-like, translated as MTNRSSITHFLLLAFADTRELQLLHFWLFLGIYLAALLSNSLIIIAIACDHRLHTPMYFFLLNLSVLDLGSISTTVPKSMTNSFWDTRAISYAVCVVQLFFFVFLIVGEYCLLIVMAYDCYMAICKPLHYEPMMGSRACVHMAAAAWGSAFLYALLHTANTFSIPLCKGNAVEHFFCEIPQILKLSCSRSYLREVGLLGVSVSIAFGCFVFIVVSYVQIFRAVLRIPSEQGRLKAFSMCLPHLAVVSLFVSTIVISYLKPPNISSPSLDVVIAVLYAVFPPAVNPLIYSMRNQELKDALKKLIQSVVFQQQ; from the coding sequence ATGACCAAccgcagctccatcacccacttcctcctcctggcatttgcagacacacgggagctgcagctcttgcacttctggctcttccttggcatctacctggctgccctcctcagcaacagccTCATCATCATCGCCATAGCCTGTGatcaccgcctccacacccccatgtacttcttcctcctcaacctctctgttcttgacctgggctccatctccaccactgtccctaaatccatgACCAATTCCTTCTGGGATACCAGGGCCATTTCCTATGCAGTATGTgttgtccagctctttttctttgtcttcttgattgtgggggagtattgtcttctcatcgtcatggcctatgactgCTACATGGCCATTTGCAAACCTCTTCACTATGAAccgatgatgggcagcagagcttgtgtccacatggcagcagctgcctggggcagtgcttttctctatgctctcttgcacaccgccaatacattttcaattcctctctgcaagggcaatgctgtggaacacttcttctgtgaaatcccccagatcctcaagctctcctgctcacgttcctacctcagggaagttgggcttcttggggttagtgtatctatagcttttgggtgttttgttttcattgtggtgtcctatgtgcagatcttcagggccgtgctgagaatcccctctgagcagggacggctcAAAGCCTTTTCGATGTGCCTCCcgcacctggctgtggtctccctgtttgtCAGCACTATCGTGATTTCTTATCTGAAGCCCCCTAACATCTCCTccccttccttggatgtggtgaTAGCTGTCCTGTACGCggtgtttcctccagcagtgaaccccctcatctacagcatgaggaaccaggagctcaaagatgccctgaagaagctcattcagtCAGTAGTATTTCAGCAGCAATGA